A single window of Ictalurus punctatus breed USDA103 chromosome 27, Coco_2.0, whole genome shotgun sequence DNA harbors:
- the cntnap5b gene encoding contactin-associated protein-like 5 isoform X1, with amino-acid sequence MMMKMTMMRTVSFGVGARRTFLALVLAVLCALRSARSAHHHHHCNGPLLSLLPPTSFHSSSVSSESHAGYYAKLNNRDGGGGWRPDHTDRLRWLQVDLRERMEIIAVATQGASGSSDWVTRYTLLYSDTGRDWKQYRHEDYAGVFPGNTDADGVVHHKLPHAIRTRYLLFLPQDWSAEGWIGLRVEAYGCSYKSDLADFDGRSALLYRFNQKSMSTVKDVISLQFKSVRSDGVLVHGEGQRGDYITLELQRGRLALHINLDDAKAHPSSAHVSISLGSLLDDQRWHSVLIERFNKQINFTVDRMTRHLRSGGIGDSLEVDYELSIGGVPLPGKPGTFLRKNFHGCMENLYYNGVNIIDLAKRKKPQIYSVGNVTFSCSEPPAVSATFLSSSSSFLQAPADLSAMTETDSGETSGWSAGFQFRTWNRDAMLMWIGLQGVEKLVLLLSDAQLRLTHHRSALQSSEITVGRSLSDGLWHSVSLTLKENQASVSVDNDSPSSMMLGRHARPGNTVLIGGCPASATNQGCRNPTLAYQGCMRSIVLNNRPLDLYRVQQGLLGNYSGLQIDICGIQDRCLLNYCEHGGECSQSWSSFSCDCSGTGYTGATCHNSIFEMSCEAHRLAGSSSGFFSIDPDGSGPLTHTVVYCNMSEEKVWMVIGHNNSKPVSVQGSSFQKPHVMKLNYSASLQQLTTLLHRAQHCQQEVVYRCRKSRLFNTWDGTPLSWWKDRAGEKRTYWAGLLPGVQQCSCSLAENCIDMNHFCNCDADRSSWENDTGLLSYKEHLPVTEMVVGDTNRSGSEAVYRVGSLQCHGDRFLWNAVSFYQESSSLHYATLHAELSVDISFYFKTTAPSGVFLENLGVRDFIRLELSAPSTVAFSFDVGSGPLVLTVKSHVPLNDKQWHHVRAERNVKEASLQVDQLPLRFLEAPHDGHARLQLNGQLFIGGTASRQKGFLGCIRALTINGMSLDLEERAKMTPGVSAGCPGHCSSQNRLCHNRGRCIERNSGYVCDCTHSAYGGPRCQTEVSVSFESGTSVTYTFQEPFSVTRNTSVQSSAIYAQSSRSRENIAFRFLTTKSPAMLMTVTTYQQQYMAIILARNGSLQIWYKLKREMEPDVFTATEYNLANGQLHRVQLHREGGDMYVQVDKDASQKYGLSTDQELNLIRSLTLGKVTSRAGVDEEVLQAGAKGFIGCLSSVQFNHLAPLKAAILNRGSSLVSVLGNLVESNCGELADRSHSHSLSDHTDGEKRGKERLKNSEPSDSAVIGGLIAALLLVVLCIMAVMMRFLLRFRRERSRQPKEKDLRAQSELRDSRKEYFI; translated from the exons ATCACTGTAACGGCCCGCTGCTCTCGCTTCTTCCTCCCACGTCGTTCCACAGCTCGTCCGTCTCCTCGGAAAGTCATGCAGGCTATTATGCTAAGCTAAACAACAGAGACG gaggtGGAGGTTGGAGGCCTGATCACACGGACCGCCTGCGCTGGTTGCAGGTCGACCTGCGTGAGAGGATGGAGATCATCGCCGTGGCGACACAGGGTGCTTCCGGCAGCTCTGATTGGGTGACCAGATACACGCTGCTGTACAGCGACACAGGAAGAGACTGGAAACAGTACAGACACGAGGATTACGCTGGA gttTTCCCAGGAAACACAGACGCCGATGGTGTGGTCCATCACAAACTGCCGCACGCCATCCGGACACGTTACCTGCTTTTCCTGCCGCAGGACTGGAGCGCCGAGGGATGGATTGGCCTGCGAGTGGAAGCGTATGGCTGCTCCTACA AGTCGGACTTGGCGGATTTCGACGGCAGGAGCGCTCTGCTGTACCGCTTCAATCAGAAGTCCATGAGCACGGTGAAGGACGTGATCTCTCTGCAGTTTAAGAGCGTGAGATCGGACGGCGTGCTGGTCCACGGCGAGGGTCAGAGAGGAGATTACATCACGCTGGAGCTTCAGCGCGGCCGTCTGGCCTTACACATCAACCTGG ACGATGCTAAAGCTCATCCCAGTAGTGCTCACGTCTCCATCTCTCTGGGAAGTCTCCTGGACGACCAGCGCTGGCACTCAGTCCTGATCGAGCGCTTCAACAAGCAGATCAACTTCACCGTGGACCGCATGACGCGCCACCTTCGCTCCGGAGGAATAGGGGACTCGCTGGAGGTCGACTACGAA CTCAGCATCGGCGGCGTTCCTCTGCCCGGAAAACCGGGAACGTTCCTGCGCAAGAACTTCCACGGTTGTATGGAGAACCTGTACTACAACGGGGTGAACATCATCGACCTGGCCAAGCGCAAGAAACCACAGATCTACAGTGTG ggtaACGTGACCTTTTCCTGCTCAGAGCCTCCGGCGGTCTCAGCCACGTTCCTGAGCTCCAGCAGCAGTTTCCTGCAGGCTCCGGCGGATTTATCGGCGATGACGGAGACGGACAGCGGTGAGACTTCGGGGTGGAGCGCGGGTTTCCAGTTCCGTACGTGGAACAGAGACGCCATGCTGATGTGGATCGGCCTGCAGGGCGTGGAGAAACTCGTGCTGCTACTGAGCGACGCACAGCTGAGGCTCACACACCACCGATCGGCGCTACAGAGCTCCGAGATCACCGTCg GCCGCAGTCTGAGCGACGGACTCTGGCACTCGGTCTCACTAACGCTGAAGGAAAACCAGGCTTCTGTCTCCGTGGACAATGATTCCCCGTCCAGCATGATGCTCGGACGTCACGCGCGCCCCGGGAACACTGTGCTAATCGGAG GATGCCCAGCATCAGCAACCAATCAGGGCTGTCGGAACCCCACGCTGGCCTATCAGGGCTGCATGCGCTCCATCGTCCTCAACAACCGTCCACTTGACCTGTACCGTGTGCAGCAAGGCCTTCTGGGTAACTACAGTGGGCTCCAAATCGACATCTGCGGCATACAAGACAG GTGTTTGCTCAATTACTGTGAGCATGGTGGTGAATGTTCTCAATCTTGGAGCTCCTTCAGCTGTGACTGCTCTGGTACAGGATACACGGGAGCGACCTGCCACAACT CCATCTTTGAAATGTCATGTGAGGCACACAGATTGGCAGGAAGCTCCTCCGGATTTTTCTCCATCGACCCGGACGGCAGCGGGccgctcacacacactgtcgTGTACTGCAATATGagtg aggAGAAGGTGTGGATGGTAATTGGTCATAACAACTCAAAACCGGTGAGTGTTCAGGGTTCGAGTTTCCAGAAGCCGCATGTCATGAAGCTGAACTACAGTGCATCCCTGCAGCAGCTTACAACCCTGCTTCACAGAGCGCAACACTGCCAACAGGAAGTGGTGTATCGCTGCAGGAAGTCCCGCCTCTTCAACACCTGGG ATGGCACTCCGTTATCATGGTGGAAGGACAGAGCAGGAGAGAAGCGGACGTACTGGGCCGGGTTACTGCCCGGGGTTCAGCAGTGTTCCTGCAGTTTGGCGGAAAACTGCATCGATATGAACCACTTCTGCAACTGCGATGCAGACCGGAGCTCTTG GGAGAACGATACCGGACTGCTGTCCTATAAGGAGCATCTTCCCGTCACCGAGATGGTGGTGGGAGACACGAACCGAAGCGGCTCAGAAGCCGTTTACCGAGTCGGCTCACTGCAGTGCCACGGAGACA GGTTTCTGTGGAACGCCGTGTCCTTCTATCAGGAGTCGTCGTCCCTGCACTACGCCACGCTGCACGCCGAGCTCAGCGTCGATATCTCCTTTTACTTCAAGACCACAGCGCCCTCTGGAGTCTTCCTGGAGAATCTGGGAGTCCGAGACTTTATCCGGCTGGAGCTGAGCG CGCCATCGACGGTGGCGTTCTCGTTCGATGTCGGAAGCGGGCCACTGGTCCTGACGGTGAAGTCTCACGTCCCTCTGAACGATAAGCAGTGGCACCACGTCCGAGCCGAGCGGAACGTGAAGGAGGCGTCGCTGCAGGTGGACCAGCTCCCCCTGCGCTTCCTGGAAGCGCCGCACGATGGCCACGCCCGCCTGCAGCTCAACGGACAGCTGTTTATTG GAGGAACCGCCTCCAGGCAGAAGGGATTTCTGGGATGCATCAGAGCGTTAACTATAAACGGGATGAGCCTTGACCTGGAGGAACGCGCCAAAATGACCCCGGGGGTGAGCGCGGGGTGTCCGGGTCACTGCAGCAGCCAGAACCGACTGTGCCACAACCGAGGGCGGTGTATCGAGCGGAACAGCGGATACGTGTGCGACTGCACACACTCTGCGTACGGCGGACCGCGCTGTCAGACCG AAGTCTCTGTGTCCTTCGAGAGCGGCACGTCGGTGACCTACACGTTCCAGGAGCCGTTCTCGGTGACGCGCAACACCAGCGTTCAGTCGTCGGCCATCTACGCTCAGAGCAGCAGGTCTCGGGAGAACATCGCCTTCCGCTTCCTCACGACCAAATCGCCAGCCATGTTGATGACGGTCACCACGTACCAGCAGCAGTACATGGCCATCATCCTGGCTCGTAACG GGAGTTTACAGATTTGGTATAAACTGAAGCGGGAGATGGAGCCGGACGTGTTCACGGCCACCGAGTACAACCTCGCTAACGGCCAACTGCACCGAGTCCAACTGCACAGAGAGGGCGGGGACATGTACGTCCAG gTGGATAAGGATGCGAGTCAGAAGTACGGCCTCTCCACAGACCAAGAGTTAAACCTGATCCGCTCTCTGACACTCGGCAAAGTCACCA GTCGAGCGGGCGTGGATGAGGAGGTGCTCCAGGCAGGAGCAAAAGGTTTCATTGGCTGCCTCTCATCGGTCCAGTTCAATCACCTCGCTCCTTTAAAAGCGGCCATTTTGAATCGAGGAAGCTCACTAGTCAGCGTGCTTGGGAATCTGGTGGAGTCCAACTGTGGAGAGCTGGCTGATAGATCCCACTCACACTCACTGTCAG aCCACACAGATGGAGAGAAGCGAGGGAAGGAGCGTCTGAAGAACTCTGAGCCGAGCGACTCGGCCGTGATCGGAG gtttgatAGCAGCCTTGCTGCTGGTCGTGCTATGCATCATGGCAGTGATGATGCGTTTCCTGTTGCGTTTTCGGCGCGAGCGTTCCCGCCAGCCCAAAGAGAAGGACCTGCGGGCTCAATCGGAGCTCAGGGACAGCAGGAAGGAGTATTTCATATGA
- the cntnap5b gene encoding contactin-associated protein-like 5 isoform X3, whose protein sequence is MMMKMTMMRTVSFGVGARRTFLALVLAVLCALRSARSAHHHHHCNGPLLSLLPPTSFHSSSVSSESHAGYYAKLNNRDGGGGWRPDHTDRLRWLQVDLRERMEIIAVATQGASGSSDWVTRYTLLYSDTGRDWKQYRHEDYAGVFPGNTDADGVVHHKLPHAIRTRYLLFLPQDWSAEGWIGLRVEAYGCSYKSDLADFDGRSALLYRFNQKSMSTVKDVISLQFKSVRSDGVLVHGEGQRGDYITLELQRGRLALHINLDDAKAHPSSAHVSISLGSLLDDQRWHSVLIERFNKQINFTVDRMTRHLRSGGIGDSLEVDYELSIGGVPLPGKPGTFLRKNFHGCMENLYYNGVNIIDLAKRKKPQIYSVGNVTFSCSEPPAVSATFLSSSSSFLQAPADLSAMTETDSGETSGWSAGFQFRTWNRDAMLMWIGLQGVEKLVLLLSDAQLRLTHHRSALQSSEITVGRSLSDGLWHSVSLTLKENQASVSVDNDSPSSMMLGRHARPGNTVLIGGCPASATNQGCRNPTLAYQGCMRSIVLNNRPLDLYRVQQGLLGNYSGLQIDICGIQDRCLLNYCEHGGECSQSWSSFSCDCSGTGYTGATCHNSIFEMSCEAHRLAGSSSGFFSIDPDGSGPLTHTVVYCNMSEEKVWMVIGHNNSKPVSVQGSSFQKPHVMKLNYSASLQQLTTLLHRAQHCQQEVVYRCRKSRLFNTWDGTPLSWWKDRAGEKRTYWAGLLPGVQQCSCSLAENCIDMNHFCNCDADRSSWENDTGLLSYKEHLPVTEMVVGDTNRSGSEAVYRVGSLQCHGDRFLWNAVSFYQESSSLHYATLHAELSVDISFYFKTTAPSGVFLENLGVRDFIRLELSAPSTVAFSFDVGSGPLVLTVKSHVPLNDKQWHHVRAERNVKEASLQVDQLPLRFLEAPHDGHARLQLNGQLFIEVSVSFESGTSVTYTFQEPFSVTRNTSVQSSAIYAQSSRSRENIAFRFLTTKSPAMLMTVTTYQQQYMAIILARNGSLQIWYKLKREMEPDVFTATEYNLANGQLHRVQLHREGGDMYVQVDKDASQKYGLSTDQELNLIRSLTLGKVTSRAGVDEEVLQAGAKGFIGCLSSVQFNHLAPLKAAILNRGSSLVSVLGNLVESNCGELADRSHSHSLSDHTDGEKRGKERLKNSEPSDSAVIGGLIAALLLVVLCIMAVMMRFLLRFRRERSRQPKEKDLRAQSELRDSRKEYFI, encoded by the exons ATCACTGTAACGGCCCGCTGCTCTCGCTTCTTCCTCCCACGTCGTTCCACAGCTCGTCCGTCTCCTCGGAAAGTCATGCAGGCTATTATGCTAAGCTAAACAACAGAGACG gaggtGGAGGTTGGAGGCCTGATCACACGGACCGCCTGCGCTGGTTGCAGGTCGACCTGCGTGAGAGGATGGAGATCATCGCCGTGGCGACACAGGGTGCTTCCGGCAGCTCTGATTGGGTGACCAGATACACGCTGCTGTACAGCGACACAGGAAGAGACTGGAAACAGTACAGACACGAGGATTACGCTGGA gttTTCCCAGGAAACACAGACGCCGATGGTGTGGTCCATCACAAACTGCCGCACGCCATCCGGACACGTTACCTGCTTTTCCTGCCGCAGGACTGGAGCGCCGAGGGATGGATTGGCCTGCGAGTGGAAGCGTATGGCTGCTCCTACA AGTCGGACTTGGCGGATTTCGACGGCAGGAGCGCTCTGCTGTACCGCTTCAATCAGAAGTCCATGAGCACGGTGAAGGACGTGATCTCTCTGCAGTTTAAGAGCGTGAGATCGGACGGCGTGCTGGTCCACGGCGAGGGTCAGAGAGGAGATTACATCACGCTGGAGCTTCAGCGCGGCCGTCTGGCCTTACACATCAACCTGG ACGATGCTAAAGCTCATCCCAGTAGTGCTCACGTCTCCATCTCTCTGGGAAGTCTCCTGGACGACCAGCGCTGGCACTCAGTCCTGATCGAGCGCTTCAACAAGCAGATCAACTTCACCGTGGACCGCATGACGCGCCACCTTCGCTCCGGAGGAATAGGGGACTCGCTGGAGGTCGACTACGAA CTCAGCATCGGCGGCGTTCCTCTGCCCGGAAAACCGGGAACGTTCCTGCGCAAGAACTTCCACGGTTGTATGGAGAACCTGTACTACAACGGGGTGAACATCATCGACCTGGCCAAGCGCAAGAAACCACAGATCTACAGTGTG ggtaACGTGACCTTTTCCTGCTCAGAGCCTCCGGCGGTCTCAGCCACGTTCCTGAGCTCCAGCAGCAGTTTCCTGCAGGCTCCGGCGGATTTATCGGCGATGACGGAGACGGACAGCGGTGAGACTTCGGGGTGGAGCGCGGGTTTCCAGTTCCGTACGTGGAACAGAGACGCCATGCTGATGTGGATCGGCCTGCAGGGCGTGGAGAAACTCGTGCTGCTACTGAGCGACGCACAGCTGAGGCTCACACACCACCGATCGGCGCTACAGAGCTCCGAGATCACCGTCg GCCGCAGTCTGAGCGACGGACTCTGGCACTCGGTCTCACTAACGCTGAAGGAAAACCAGGCTTCTGTCTCCGTGGACAATGATTCCCCGTCCAGCATGATGCTCGGACGTCACGCGCGCCCCGGGAACACTGTGCTAATCGGAG GATGCCCAGCATCAGCAACCAATCAGGGCTGTCGGAACCCCACGCTGGCCTATCAGGGCTGCATGCGCTCCATCGTCCTCAACAACCGTCCACTTGACCTGTACCGTGTGCAGCAAGGCCTTCTGGGTAACTACAGTGGGCTCCAAATCGACATCTGCGGCATACAAGACAG GTGTTTGCTCAATTACTGTGAGCATGGTGGTGAATGTTCTCAATCTTGGAGCTCCTTCAGCTGTGACTGCTCTGGTACAGGATACACGGGAGCGACCTGCCACAACT CCATCTTTGAAATGTCATGTGAGGCACACAGATTGGCAGGAAGCTCCTCCGGATTTTTCTCCATCGACCCGGACGGCAGCGGGccgctcacacacactgtcgTGTACTGCAATATGagtg aggAGAAGGTGTGGATGGTAATTGGTCATAACAACTCAAAACCGGTGAGTGTTCAGGGTTCGAGTTTCCAGAAGCCGCATGTCATGAAGCTGAACTACAGTGCATCCCTGCAGCAGCTTACAACCCTGCTTCACAGAGCGCAACACTGCCAACAGGAAGTGGTGTATCGCTGCAGGAAGTCCCGCCTCTTCAACACCTGGG ATGGCACTCCGTTATCATGGTGGAAGGACAGAGCAGGAGAGAAGCGGACGTACTGGGCCGGGTTACTGCCCGGGGTTCAGCAGTGTTCCTGCAGTTTGGCGGAAAACTGCATCGATATGAACCACTTCTGCAACTGCGATGCAGACCGGAGCTCTTG GGAGAACGATACCGGACTGCTGTCCTATAAGGAGCATCTTCCCGTCACCGAGATGGTGGTGGGAGACACGAACCGAAGCGGCTCAGAAGCCGTTTACCGAGTCGGCTCACTGCAGTGCCACGGAGACA GGTTTCTGTGGAACGCCGTGTCCTTCTATCAGGAGTCGTCGTCCCTGCACTACGCCACGCTGCACGCCGAGCTCAGCGTCGATATCTCCTTTTACTTCAAGACCACAGCGCCCTCTGGAGTCTTCCTGGAGAATCTGGGAGTCCGAGACTTTATCCGGCTGGAGCTGAGCG CGCCATCGACGGTGGCGTTCTCGTTCGATGTCGGAAGCGGGCCACTGGTCCTGACGGTGAAGTCTCACGTCCCTCTGAACGATAAGCAGTGGCACCACGTCCGAGCCGAGCGGAACGTGAAGGAGGCGTCGCTGCAGGTGGACCAGCTCCCCCTGCGCTTCCTGGAAGCGCCGCACGATGGCCACGCCCGCCTGCAGCTCAACGGACAGCTGTTTATTG AAGTCTCTGTGTCCTTCGAGAGCGGCACGTCGGTGACCTACACGTTCCAGGAGCCGTTCTCGGTGACGCGCAACACCAGCGTTCAGTCGTCGGCCATCTACGCTCAGAGCAGCAGGTCTCGGGAGAACATCGCCTTCCGCTTCCTCACGACCAAATCGCCAGCCATGTTGATGACGGTCACCACGTACCAGCAGCAGTACATGGCCATCATCCTGGCTCGTAACG GGAGTTTACAGATTTGGTATAAACTGAAGCGGGAGATGGAGCCGGACGTGTTCACGGCCACCGAGTACAACCTCGCTAACGGCCAACTGCACCGAGTCCAACTGCACAGAGAGGGCGGGGACATGTACGTCCAG gTGGATAAGGATGCGAGTCAGAAGTACGGCCTCTCCACAGACCAAGAGTTAAACCTGATCCGCTCTCTGACACTCGGCAAAGTCACCA GTCGAGCGGGCGTGGATGAGGAGGTGCTCCAGGCAGGAGCAAAAGGTTTCATTGGCTGCCTCTCATCGGTCCAGTTCAATCACCTCGCTCCTTTAAAAGCGGCCATTTTGAATCGAGGAAGCTCACTAGTCAGCGTGCTTGGGAATCTGGTGGAGTCCAACTGTGGAGAGCTGGCTGATAGATCCCACTCACACTCACTGTCAG aCCACACAGATGGAGAGAAGCGAGGGAAGGAGCGTCTGAAGAACTCTGAGCCGAGCGACTCGGCCGTGATCGGAG gtttgatAGCAGCCTTGCTGCTGGTCGTGCTATGCATCATGGCAGTGATGATGCGTTTCCTGTTGCGTTTTCGGCGCGAGCGTTCCCGCCAGCCCAAAGAGAAGGACCTGCGGGCTCAATCGGAGCTCAGGGACAGCAGGAAGGAGTATTTCATATGA